The window ATACATTACTCCCAAATAATTCTGAGCACTTGCAAGCCCCTGCTCAGCAGCTTTCCTATACCACTTTACAGCCTCTCGATCATCCTTGATTACTCCCATTCCTTCGGCATACATCAGCCCCAGATTATACTGACTCTCCGCATACCCCTGCTCGGCGGCTTTCCTAATCAATTTCACTCCCTCGGCCTTATTCTTGCCGACTCCCATCCCAAAGAAATACGCTTCCCCTAAACAATTCTGAGCTCTTGCATCCTCCTGCTCGGCTGCTTTTCTATACCACTTCACTGCTTCACGGTCATCATTTTGTAAACCTACTGATGAGCTGTGAACTCTCCCCCACAAAAATTGGGCATCCACATTTCCTTCTTGAGCAAGCGCTTTTAAATCATCCTTATCCACCTTATCAAAAAAATCAGACGGGAAAGACCGGCCCGATGCAAATAAGCCTTGAGCTATCTTAAGGGCCTCCATTCGCGGATCAATTTGACGTGAGCTCTGCCGCCCCTTATTTTCACCTTCTCCCAGAATCACAACCATAATCACTCCAAACACAAATAATAACGCACTAGATATCAATACAGCCGTCATGATCGATTTGACCTTTTTCCACCGCTTAAGCTTGAGTGCCCGTAAAACCGGGTCTGGATTAGGGTTCGCAATCGGCGCAGGAGAAGGTAAAGGCGGTTGAGGTTCTTCTAATACCTGCGGAACTTTAGGTGAGACGGTGGCATTAGCATCAGCCCCCCGCATCTTAGGAAATGGCGGTGGGTTGACTCGATCCGGGGAAGATGCATCCCCTTTCGGCGTCATCATCTCCCGCCAAGCATCTACCCCCTGCGGCCTTTTTTTCGCATCCATCAACAATGCCTTGTCCACCGCCGACAAAACAGATTTCCCATAAGCCCCCAGATACTCTTTGTTTTTAGCCAAGGCTTTATATCCGTCATCATACACCCGGTCGCTGGCGTCATCCGGCTTTTCACCGGTGATGCATTTATGCATCGTGGCTCCCAGCGCGTAAATGTCCGTGTAGGGGCCCTGCTTCGCCCGGGAGGTGTATTGCTCGAAGGGCGAATATCCGGCGCTCAGCATCTGGGTGATCGTCACCGTCTTGCCCTGCGTCTGGGTGGCCGCCCCGAAGTCAAGTAATACAGGAGAGCCGTCCGGCTGCACCATGATGTTTCCGGGTTTGATGTCCCGGTGAATGATCCCCTGGGAATGCAGCAAATCCAGCCCCGACATCAGCGGGTAAAAGATCCGCTCAAATTCAGCCTTGGAGCGGAACGTGCCACCGTGTTTTTTAAGGTAGTCCCCCAGCGTTTCCCCCTCGACGTAGTCCATGACCATGTAGCAGGTGCCGTTCGCCTCCATCAGGCGATGCACGCCAACCACCGCCGGATGACTCATTCCGGCGAGGATTCTGGCCTCCGAGATGAAGTACTTCCGCGTCGCCTCGAAATCATCCTGATTCCCGGAACTCTTCGCCCTCACGGTGGCCTCCCCGGCTTGGCGAACGGCTATACCGTCCGGCAGCAGCTCCTTGACAGCGTAGTATTTACCGAGGTTGACCTCCCGCGCCAGGTAGGTCACCCCAAAGCCGCCGGCACCGAGGACTTTTTCAATCTCGTAGGTGTCGAGACGAGTCCCGGCTCGCAGGGCATTGGTATATTCTTCTTGCTTCTCAGCCATGGAAATCTGTCCCAGATATAGATAATTTTGGATCAAATGCCAGAATTAAAGTTGCTCTCCAACAGCATTCCATCCCTCACCCCGCTAGACACCAATCCTGCACGGTGCCAGCAACTTGTCGAGGTATGCGGGGCGGCGGCGAGGCCTTGTTGCTGCAGGAGGTTCCGAGTTCGCAAATGCCCCGATATAACACTACGGGCTATTTGGCACTCTGATGCCGTGCATGGAGGCTCAGGAACGCCTTTTTTTTGTCCTCCAGCAATGCCTCTCTATCTTTTCGTCTTTCTAGCGCAGCTCCATCTATCGACGAGATCTCGCTTTCTATAGCATTTCTAGCTGCTAGATAGATGTCATTATCTTCGACATATTTTCGCATCTTTCGGGTGACCGGAACGTATACAGGAACTGTTTTCTTGGCACCACTAACAGCTATATACTGAAAACGACGCCCTGTAAGCTCAACAATATCGGAAACGATTTGATCATCAACATAGCCAGCCGAATCCATTTCGACCTTGCATACCCCAGCTTGGCCTATTGAGATAAGTATGCCGTCATCAAGGACATTCAGCACTCGCCCTTGAATAATTCGGTCTATTTGGCCGTGGGCTGGCCTAATGGGCCTGACTAAGTTAGCAAGCTGCTTTTCTAGTGCCAGTTTTTTCAACTTATCTTTTTTTGCTAGAATAAGCTCTTCCTTTGCCATCTCATTTCTGAGCTTATCCTCTTCCTCTTGCCATTTTTCTTCGTCAGTTTTCCGGTATTCCGCAACCTCTTTTTGATCAAAACCCAGTTTTTTTACCAATGCATCAGGCAGTTGCTCGAAGGGGATGGTAGCAGTCCCAGCCTTGTGTAGTATCATGACGGCATCTGGCAATTTTTTTCTAATTCTAACATCATTATAGGTTTTTCCATCCTTCAACACGAGACTACTGATTGTGGAATCATCTTTATTGGCTGGAGCGTTGTTCACTTCTGCCGATTTTTCCATTTGCTGGATACGCAGCGACAGTTTGTTAATCATATTAGTTAAGTAACGACTGCTGTCGGGGAACCTCTTTGCAAAAGCCTTCAATTCATTGAGCTTATTCTTATGCGTTTGAACTGATATCCCATATTCTAAAGAGGGATAATAAACGGCACCACGGTATTTAGATGAATCGATTGTAATCAACCGA of the Akkermansiaceae bacterium genome contains:
- a CDS encoding SEL1-like repeat protein, which encodes MAEKQEEYTNALRAGTRLDTYEIEKVLGAGGFGVTYLAREVNLGKYYAVKELLPDGIAVRQAGEATVRAKSSGNQDDFEATRKYFISEARILAGMSHPAVVGVHRLMEANGTCYMVMDYVEGETLGDYLKKHGGTFRSKAEFERIFYPLMSGLDLLHSQGIIHRDIKPGNIMVQPDGSPVLLDFGAATQTQGKTVTITQMLSAGYSPFEQYTSRAKQGPYTDIYALGATMHKCITGEKPDDASDRVYDDGYKALAKNKEYLGAYGKSVLSAVDKALLMDAKKRPQGVDAWREMMTPKGDASSPDRVNPPPFPKMRGADANATVSPKVPQVLEEPQPPLPSPAPIANPNPDPVLRALKLKRWKKVKSIMTAVLISSALLFVFGVIMVVILGEGENKGRQSSRQIDPRMEALKIAQGLFASGRSFPSDFFDKVDKDDLKALAQEGNVDAQFLWGRVHSSSVGLQNDDREAVKWYRKAAEQEDARAQNCLGEAYFFGMGVGKNKAEGVKLIRKAAEQGYAESQYNLGLMYAEGMGVIKDDREAVKWYRKAAEQGLASAQNYLGVMYSYGRGVGKDRWEAAKWSRKAADQGHAWGQYNTGYSYLYGIGVEKNEEMAKWWLQKVVGNTDPDAKKAAEKLWAERPK